A genomic window from Bacillota bacterium includes:
- a CDS encoding AbrB/MazE/SpoVT family DNA-binding domain-containing protein has translation MEVAKITSRGQITIPIDIRKKLGLREGDKVIFIEDGDNIIFANAAKVAFRNMQKAFEGEAEKRGLKDEQDVVNLVDEVRKEMWDKRYADND, from the coding sequence ATGGAGGTTGCAAAGATCACAAGCAGAGGACAGATTACGATCCCAATTGACATACGCAAGAAGCTTGGCCTGAGGGAAGGTGACAAGGTTATCTTCATAGAAGATGGCGATAATATTATCTTCGCCAACGCTGCTAAGGTAGCCTTTAGGAATATGCAGAAAGCCTTTGAGGGCGAAGCGGAAAAGCGTGGTCTGAAAGATGAACAGGATGTCGTGAATTTGGTGGACGAGGTCCGCAAGGAAATGTGGGATAAGCGATATGCGGATAATGATTGA